Proteins from a single region of Amblyomma americanum isolate KBUSLIRL-KWMA chromosome 10, ASM5285725v1, whole genome shotgun sequence:
- the LOC144106546 gene encoding ras-like GTP-binding protein Rho1 gives MSSEQSDARASWHSMKEEEKPEVTVDFYKKLVTVGDGGCGKTSLLSTYITGVFPENLRATVFNTVITEVNVGKKKVRLSLCDTAGQETYDVLRTRSYADTDVIIILFAIDAPESLDNVEVRWSPEVKHFSPKVPILLVGNKKDLREDPETIEVLRERRQSPVSYQEGLAVAKKIKAKGYLECSAKDGTGVSEVILKACRLAIRRRRFNFFAKLCCAYN, from the exons ATGTCCAGTGAACA GTCTGACGCGAGAGCCTCGTGGCACTCCATGAAGGAAGAGGAGAAGCCCGAGGTCACCGTCGACTTCTACAAGAAGCTGGTGACGgttggcgacggcggctgcggcaagaCGTCGCTGCTCAGCACCTACATCACGGGGGTCTTCCCGGAGAACCTGCGCGCCACCGTCTTCAACACCGTCATCACCGAGGTCAATGTCGGCAAGAAAAAG GTTCGACTCAGCCTGTGCGACACGGCGGGCCAGGAGACGTACGATGTTCTGCGCACCCGCAGCTACGCAGACACCGACGTCATCATCATCCTGTTCGCCATCGACGCCCCCGAGAGCCTCGACAACGTCGAGGTCCGGTGGAGCCCCGAGGTGAAGCACTTCAGCCCCAAGGTGCCCATCCTGCTCGTCGGCAACAAGAAG GACCTGAGGGAGGACCCGGAGACCATCGAGGTTCTTCGCGAGCGACGGCAGAGCCCCGTGTCGTACCAGGAGGGCCTCGCAGTGGCCAAGAAGATCAAGGCCAAGGGCTACTTGGAGTGCTCCGCCAAGGACGGCACCGGAGTCTCCGAAGTCATCCTCAAGGCCTGCCGCCTCGCCATCAGG